A part of Eriocheir sinensis breed Jianghai 21 chromosome 51, ASM2467909v1, whole genome shotgun sequence genomic DNA contains:
- the LOC126982671 gene encoding uncharacterized protein LOC126982671, producing the protein MGSENVTSPSRHQVDIRSRWKPPHFNFTHDFSSVLNSIRQGKGAPSTSPRTSGLIVPVVSAGLVLLVKVLVVLVVFRCMRRRRSVVPVSETSHPRDPDLATPTRASVHGIENILYEPVEPFSGLQTPAAGGHQQGQQYIIENTLYDPFSGLQTPAAGGHQQGQEYVIENTLNEPFSGPQTPAAGGHQGQEYVIENTLLEPFSGPQTPTAGR; encoded by the exons ATGGGAAGCGAAAACGTAACCAG CCCAAGCCGACATCAGGTCGACATCAGGTCCCGCTGGAAACCACCTCATTTCAACTTCACGCATGACTTCTCTTCCGTTTTAAATTCCATACGGCAAGGAAAGGGCGCCCCATCCACGTCACCGCGTACGTCAGGGCTGATAGTGCCAGTGGTGTCGGCGGGGTTGGTGCTGCTGGTGAaagtgctggtggtgctggtggtgttccGCTGCATGCGACGACGGAGATCAGTGGTACCtg TCTCTGAGACCAGCCATCCCCGCGACCCTGATCTGGCCACGCCCACAAGAGCTTCAGTCCACGGCATTGAGAACATCCTGTACGAGCCAGTCGAGCCTTTCAGCGGCCTTCAGACACCCGCCGCCGGGGGACACCAGCAGGGGCAACAGTACATCATTGAGAACACCCTGTACGACCCTTTCAGCGGCCTTCAGACACCCGCCGCCGGGGGACACCAGCAGGGGCAAGAGTACGTCATTGAGAACACCCTGAACGAGCCTTTCAGCGGCCCCCAGACACCCGCCGCCGGGGGACACCAGGGGCAAGAGTACGTCATTGAGAACACCCTGCTTGAGCCTTTCAGCGGCCCTCAGACACCCACCGCCGGACGTTAG